The following proteins are co-located in the Phoenix dactylifera cultivar Barhee BC4 unplaced genomic scaffold, palm_55x_up_171113_PBpolish2nd_filt_p 001566F, whole genome shotgun sequence genome:
- the LOC120108810 gene encoding uncharacterized protein LOC120108810 isoform X2, which translates to MRDLVTRPPVQLVAWKSADVVLPFQLVAWKSEDVAAFALLQCNPSASSADPHGAAALHVAPSNGNQLGASTSLTNYPPSRFLRFVPLKGLCFHKTASPDFLKQSSFSSPSALLSFLCFLFVYNPLESELINLKKEMMDEAVGLEGSVEWAEQEGTFNSWLDKVLASDGIESPRMVEEENRPRDRPKEPDSNSKRQKIGPCTDKTEEPGPLGLILRITPSFLDLIDRKLSQKKTTPLNGPTSGTNIEKQQTRNDEFNIQPTLMKWKASNFPATKLKIGCWERKSRNEGDIVAKFYYARRKLVWEIQEERLKKRLRSNGPISQQPEHDSYRINQTFWKLS; encoded by the exons ATGAGAGACCTCGTAACTAGGCCACCTGTCCAACTGGTCGCATGGAAGTCGGCGGATGTCGTCCTTCCTTTCCAACTGGTTGCATGGAAGTCGGAGGATGTCGCCGCTTTTGCACTGCTTCAATGTAATCCGTCTGCCTCGTCAGCGGATCCGCACGGCGCCGCCGCTCTCCACGTGGCACCGTCCAATGGGAATCAACTAGGAGCTTCGACGAGCCTAACTAACTACCCCCCTTCCCGCTTCCTTCGTTTCGTTCCCTTGAAAGGACTCTGTTTCCATAAAACGGCCTCCCCAGATTTTTTGAAACAGAGCTCCTTTTCCTCCCCTTCGGctcttctctccttcctttGTTTCCTTTTCGTTTACAATCCTTTGGAGAGCGAGTTGATTAACCTAAAGaag GAGATGATGGATGAAGCTGTTGGGTTAGAAGGAAGTGTTGAATGGGCTGAGCAAGAGGGGACCTTTAATAGTTGGCTCGATAAGGTGCTTGCTTCTGATGGGATTGAGAGTCCTCGCATGGTTGAGGAAGAGAATAGACCTCGAGATAGGCCCAAAGAGCCAGACTCAAATTCCAAGAGGCAGAAG ATAGGTCCATGCACTGACAAGACAGAGGAACCCGGTCCTCTAGGTTTGATTTTACGCATAACTCCATCTTTCTTGGATCTCATTGATAGGAAGCTATCTCAAAAGAAGACCACTCCTCTTAATGGACCAACTTCGGGTACTAATATAGAAAAACAACAGACCAGAAATGATGAATTTAACATCCAACCCACATTAATGAAATGGAAGGCTTCAAATTTTCCTGCAACAAAACTCAAGATCGGCTGTTGGGAG AGGAAGTCAAGAAATGAAGGTGATATTGTAGCTAAGTTTTACTATGCTAGGCGAAAACTTGTTTGGGAGATACAAGAAGAAAGATTGAAAAAAAGATTGAGATCCAATGGACCGATATCTCAGCAACCAGAGCACGATTCATACAGGATCAACCAGACATTCTGGAAGTTGAG TTAA